The bacterium genome includes a region encoding these proteins:
- a CDS encoding MIP family channel protein: protein MPGNNTSSTDNMMRASIAEFIGTFILVFAGTSVATSAILSRPIAGMPLNSLSVGLTFGLVLVALIGALGHISGAHFNPAVTIGLYSIGRFPGKYVVTYIIAQIAGAIAASAAVWATFGDAARNTAFLAATYPTAMASELQAFLMEVIIAFILLFTIVSISTDERANMTTASLAIGFALGVGVLIGGPVSGGSVNPARTLGPMIMSGNFTSVWVYLVGPVVGAVAAAMIYHYFIFAAKAPAPEEETSVLGRAGEAGAT from the coding sequence ATGCCGGGCAACAACACTTCAAGCACAGACAATATGATGCGCGCAAGCATTGCAGAGTTTATCGGGACTTTTATTCTCGTCTTTGCAGGCACATCCGTAGCCACTTCGGCTATACTCAGCCGGCCAATCGCCGGAATGCCGCTCAACTCGCTTTCGGTAGGGCTCACATTCGGGCTGGTGCTGGTGGCTCTGATAGGCGCACTAGGCCATATATCAGGCGCGCACTTCAATCCTGCAGTCACAATTGGACTCTATAGTATTGGGCGGTTTCCGGGAAAGTATGTGGTCACCTATATTATCGCTCAGATTGCGGGAGCAATTGCTGCTTCGGCGGCAGTGTGGGCAACCTTTGGAGATGCAGCCAGAAATACAGCCTTTCTCGCTGCCACATATCCTACCGCCATGGCAAGCGAACTGCAGGCATTCCTGATGGAGGTTATCATAGCCTTTATCCTGCTCTTCACTATCGTCTCGATCTCGACAGACGAGCGGGCTAATATGACCACTGCAAGCCTGGCGATAGGATTTGCGCTCGGTGTCGGTGTCCTGATCGGTGGACCGGTGAGTGGAGGGTCTGTGAACCCTGCGCGCACACTCGGTCCGATGATTATGTCTGGCAACTTCACCAGCGTATGGGTGTATCTGGTCGGTCCGGTCGTCGGGGCTGTTGCTGCGGCTATGATCTATCACTACTTCATATTTGCAGCAAAGGCTCCTGCACCTGAGGAAGAAACCAGTGTCCTTGGCAGGGCAGGTGAGGCAGGAGCAACATAA
- a CDS encoding DUF935 domain-containing protein produces the protein MSTSVLSKFRDKLRSRKPPPLSELASARGSVTSAIGSIMPYNPDDLIGKRGYGIYDQMQRDTQVHACLMIKKFAVLSHGWEVHPASSDLKDIRVADFVRWAFEDMRGSILDVLYNVLDALAKGFSVMEINYRVIEGSPYDGLIGLASIKSKDPSTFTFDTDEFMNVRSLQRTCGGKEDLPPEKFAIYSYLPRYESPYGTSDLRAAYKHFWSKDVLMRFLNVYLEKYGSPTAKGSYKRGTPKTAQDDLLKILDKIQQQTAIVIPEDVQIELIEAQRGGEAGYLDAIEFHDRQIAKAILAQTMVTDEGAGTGSYAMANVHLNVLKMCLQKLKRDLEESVMREQIIRRLVDYNFKVSAYPTFSLGPLEDKDLESLSNAVTKLISGEVIRPDEGWIREYLGLPIAS, from the coding sequence ATGTCTACATCGGTTCTATCCAAATTCAGGGATAAGCTCCGCTCCAGGAAGCCGCCACCCCTGAGCGAACTCGCATCCGCCAGAGGATCAGTTACATCCGCCATCGGCTCGATTATGCCGTATAACCCCGATGACCTGATAGGTAAACGTGGCTACGGTATTTACGATCAGATGCAGCGTGACACACAGGTGCATGCTTGCCTTATGATTAAGAAATTCGCCGTGCTTTCGCATGGCTGGGAGGTGCACCCGGCGTCAAGTGATCTAAAGGACATTCGTGTCGCGGACTTCGTACGATGGGCATTTGAGGATATGCGCGGATCGATTCTGGATGTGCTCTACAACGTTCTCGATGCTTTGGCGAAGGGCTTCAGTGTTATGGAGATCAACTATCGCGTGATTGAGGGCTCACCATATGATGGATTGATCGGGCTCGCCTCGATCAAGAGCAAGGACCCCTCTACATTTACGTTCGATACGGATGAGTTCATGAATGTGCGTTCGCTGCAAAGGACGTGCGGAGGCAAGGAAGACCTTCCACCTGAGAAATTTGCAATCTACTCATATCTGCCCAGATATGAGTCACCCTACGGCACATCAGACCTGCGCGCAGCCTACAAGCACTTCTGGAGCAAGGACGTGCTGATGCGGTTCTTGAATGTCTACCTCGAAAAATATGGCTCACCGACAGCCAAGGGCAGCTACAAACGAGGCACGCCCAAGACTGCTCAGGATGACCTTTTGAAGATACTCGACAAGATTCAGCAGCAGACGGCGATCGTGATACCAGAGGATGTGCAGATTGAGCTTATCGAGGCCCAGCGCGGCGGCGAAGCCGGGTATTTGGATGCAATCGAGTTTCACGACAGGCAGATTGCTAAGGCCATCCTCGCCCAGACAATGGTTACTGACGAAGGTGCGGGCACAGGTTCATATGCCATGGCAAATGTCCATTTGAACGTGCTTAAGATGTGCTTGCAAAAGCTCAAGCGAGACCTGGAAGAGAGCGTCATGCGTGAGCAGATTATCAGGCGGCTGGTCGACTATAACTTCAAAGTCAGTGCGTATCCGACATTCAGCCTGGGACCTCTGGAGGACAAAGACCTGGAATCGCTGTCGAATGCAGTCACAAAGCTCATCTCAGGCGAAGTGATCCGACCCGACGAGGGTTGGATACGCGAGTATTTGGGTCTGCCTATTGCGTCGTAA
- a CDS encoding Mu-like prophage major head subunit gpT family protein: MPLTKSDMPNLLEDGLKTVFFEAMDATIGNYERIATIVPSESDEEAYPWLGAVPNMREFKDERMPLGLLEHSYSIKNKTWESSIAVEREAIEDDKFGQIRLRVQSLAREAKRHVDELVFTLLKNGFATTCYDGQYFFDTDHSEGESGTQSNKGTTALDASALQAAITAMMKYKDDRGKFLGIVPDLLVVPPDLQWTAMELLESTYWPTDNTKQASNVLKGKLDLLVSPYLTDTNDWFVLSTKGIVKPVILQSRMPIEFAALEADSESGFMRDQYIYGVRARYNAGYGLWQMAYGSQVS, encoded by the coding sequence ATGCCGCTTACAAAATCAGATATGCCCAACCTGCTCGAGGACGGGCTGAAAACAGTATTCTTTGAAGCGATGGATGCAACGATCGGCAACTATGAGCGCATCGCGACCATAGTTCCGTCTGAATCCGACGAGGAGGCTTACCCCTGGCTGGGAGCAGTGCCGAATATGCGCGAGTTCAAGGATGAGAGGATGCCCTTGGGCTTGCTGGAGCACAGCTATTCAATCAAGAATAAGACCTGGGAGTCTTCAATAGCCGTCGAGCGTGAGGCTATCGAGGACGACAAATTCGGTCAGATCAGGCTGCGTGTGCAGTCACTTGCCCGCGAGGCCAAGCGCCATGTCGACGAGCTGGTCTTCACCCTTCTGAAGAACGGTTTCGCGACCACTTGCTATGACGGTCAGTATTTCTTCGATACGGATCACTCCGAAGGTGAGAGCGGCACGCAGTCAAACAAGGGCACTACTGCCCTTGACGCATCCGCGCTTCAGGCAGCGATCACGGCAATGATGAAATACAAAGACGACCGCGGCAAGTTCCTCGGTATAGTACCTGACCTGCTCGTAGTGCCGCCGGATCTGCAGTGGACAGCTATGGAACTGCTGGAATCGACCTACTGGCCGACCGACAACACCAAGCAGGCATCAAACGTACTTAAGGGCAAACTCGACCTGCTGGTGTCGCCATATTTGACGGACACAAATGACTGGTTTGTCCTCTCTACCAAGGGAATTGTAAAACCTGTGATCCTGCAGTCAAGAATGCCCATAGAGTTCGCGGCGCTTGAAGCCGACTCAGAGAGCGGCTTTATGCGCGACCAGTATATCTATGGTGTTCGTGCCCGCTACAATGCAGGTTATGGACTCTGGCAGATGGCCTATGGAAGTCAAGTCTCTTGA